From one Sphaeramia orbicularis unplaced genomic scaffold, fSphaOr1.1, whole genome shotgun sequence genomic stretch:
- the LOC115416363 gene encoding trafficking regulator of GLUT4 1-like, with protein MAASPSTAQPSGSVGEEPQHTEQPISTQPNGDAMTSQPAAEQQAPPSMTDGKQEGPGMDHLTVVNDNLETSNGVAPVMADLSPTASPKLHAKPRPSSRSGSMSANSPRPSLTRRPSAMADGAADGSKPRDYLILAILSCFCPLWPINIVALTFSVMSRNSLQQGNIDGARRLGRNAMVLSVVSILGGIAIITAAIALNWGLILKS; from the exons ATGGCCGCCAGTCCGAGCACTGCCCAGCCATCCGGGAGCGTGGGGGAGGAGCCTCAGCACACAGAGCAGCCAATCAGCACGCAGCCAAATGGAGATGCCATGACCTCACAACCCGCCGCCGAGCAGCAAGCCCCACCCTCGATGACAGACGGCAAACAGGAGGGACCAGGCATGGACCACCTGACGGTCGTCAACGACAACTTGGAGACGA GTAACGGTGTGGCCCCTGTCATGGCCGACTTGTCTCCAACGGCATCTCCGAAGCTCCACGCCAAGCCTCGCCCAAGCAGTCGGTCGGGCTCCATGTCGGCCAACTCGCCCCGCCCCTCGCTGACCCGTCGGCCCAGTGCCATGGCTGACGGCGCCGCTGATGGATCAAAACCCAGGGACTACCTGATCCTGGCCATCCTGTCCTGTTTCTGTCCGCTGTGGCCAATCAACATCGTAGCGCTCACCTTCTCTGTCATG TCCAGAAACAGTCTGCAACAAGGAAACATTGACGGCGCTCGGCGTCTGGGGCGGAACGCCATGGTTCTGTCCGTCGTCTCCATTTTGGGTGGAATCGCCATCATCACAGCGGCCATCGCCCTTAACTGGGGCT TGATATTAAAATCCTGA